A single Rhopalosiphum padi isolate XX-2018 chromosome 4, ASM2088224v1, whole genome shotgun sequence DNA region contains:
- the LOC132930974 gene encoding trafficking protein particle complex subunit 3 has protein sequence MSRQNTRLDVKKVNSELFTLTYGAIVSQLMKDYENVEDVNKQLDRMGYNIGVRMVEDFLARTNAGRCYDLRETADKIQYAFKMYLGITPALTNWSAAGDEFSLTFDTNPLTEFVELPDNYQNLKYSNILCGALRGSCEMVQMDVSCWFVQDQLKGDLATELRIKFNKRLEDAIPAGED, from the exons ATGTCTCGACAGAACACGAGATTAGACGTTAAGAAAGTT AACTCCGAGTTATTTACTTTAACTTATGGAGCCATAGTGTCGCAATTAATGAAAGACTATGAAAACGTTGAGGATGTAAATAAACAGTTAGATCGAATGGGTTATAATATTGGAGTACGAATGGTTGAAGATTTTTTAGCACGTACTAATGCTGGAAGATGTTACGATTTAAGAGAAACTGCAGATAAAATTCAG tatgcatttaaaatgtatttgggTATAACTCCGGCTTTAACTAATTGGAGTGCTGCTGGAGATGAGTTTTCCTTAACATTTGACACTAATCCACTAACTGAGTTTGTGGAACTACCAGATAACTATCAAAATCTCAAATATAGCAATATACTTTGTGGAGCCTTGAGAGGATCATGTGAAAtg GTACAAATGGATGTGTCTTGTTGGTTTGTGCAAGATCAACTTAAAGGTGATTTGGCCACTGAATTGCGAATAAAGTTCAACAAAAGGTTAGAAGATGCTATACCTGCTGGAGAAGACTAA
- the LOC132930972 gene encoding peptidyl-prolyl cis-trans isomerase E — MIRTLITGKVETLKISRVVSCLFSLVVHNFKTLNNLINTNNMNDADTYKSYLKRTVYVGGLAEEVDDKVLRSAFIPFGDIVDVQMPLDYESEKHRGFAFVEFEQPEDALDSIDNMNEAEIFGRTIRVNLAKPQKINRGSTRPVWSEDDWLVQYAGKTLEPKDDKKIEEDKSKDEAKNPQVYLDIKIGKKDAGRIIIMLRADIVPRTAENFRCLCTHEKGFGYQNTTFHRIIPNFMCQGGDITNNNGTGGLSIYGKKFDDENFELKHTGPGVLSMANSGPNTNSSQFFICTARTEWLDNKHVVFGHVLSGIDVMKKIEKCGTKAGLPTEKVIIGSCGQLA; from the exons ATGATAAGGACACTGATTACCGGCAAAGTTGAAACTTTGAAAATTTCGAGGGTTGTCTCTTGTCTGTTTAGTTtagttgtacataattttaaaacgttaaataatttaataaataccaaCAATATGAACGACGCTGATACTTATAAATCGTATTTGAAGCGCACCGTTTATGTAGGTGGATTAGCTGAAGAAGTTGATGATAAAGTATTGAGATCTGCATTCATTCCTTTTGGGGATATAGTCGATGTCCAG atGCCATTAGACTATGAATCTGAGAAACACCGAGGATTTGCATTTGTTGAGTTTGAACAACCCGAAGATGCGTTAGATTCTATTGACAACATGAATGAAGCAGAGATATTTGGCCGCACTATTCGCGTTAATTTAGCTAAACCTCAAAAGATTAACAGAGGCTCAACCAGACCAGTATGGTCGGAAGATGACTGGCTTGTACAGTATGCTGGTAAGACATTGGAACCCAAGGacgataaaaaaattgaagaagACAAAAGCAAAGATGAAGCCAAGAACCCACAAGTTTATCTTGAtattaaaattggtaaaaaGGATGCTGGTCGAATTATCATCATGCTACGAGCTGATATTGTGCCACGTACAGCAGAAAATTTCCGTTGTTTATGTACCCACGAGAAGGGTTTTGGGTATCAAAACACTACGTTTCATAGAATTATTCCAAATTTCATGTGTCAAGGCGGTGACATTACTAATAACAATGGTACTGGCGGACTATCAATTTATGGAAAAAAGTTTGATGATGAAAATTTTGAACTAAAACACACAGGCCCGGGAGTCTTATCTATGGCTAATTCTGGACCAAATACAAATAgttcacaattttttatttgtacagcACGTACAGAATGGTTAGATAATAAACATGTTGTGTTTGGCCATGTGTTAAGTGGTATTgatgttatgaaaaaaatagagAAATGTGGAACAAAAGCGGGTCTGCCAACTGAGAAAGTAATAATTGGTTCTTGTGGACAGTTAGCTTAg
- the LOC132930973 gene encoding eukaryotic translation initiation factor 4E-like, which translates to MALIDKDEVGNVHLLNDSWKLWYWKFSGTVVPDENWTDNLYGLCEFDSVEKFWSIFNHIKIPSMLTTGCDYSVFKSDIKPMWEDPTNKNGGRWLIKDNGLLDQYWMDILLSMIGGMYDPYNDNICGIVYNRRQYSKISVWISSCDTNIVNDIGSKLKHYLDTKEKFKFEKHSEFWKKKINSHKKNYLGQMTQTNI; encoded by the exons ATGGCACTAATTGATAAAGACGAAGTAGGTAACGTTCATTTGTTGAACGACTCTTGGAAACTATGGTACTGGAAATTCAGCGGAACTGTGGTCCCAGACGAAAATTGGACCGATAATTTGTACGGGTTGTGTGAGTTTGACAGCGTTGAAAAGTTTTGGAG TATATTTAATCACATTAAAATACCAAGTATGTTAACGACTGGCTGTGATTACTCTGTATTTAAATCAGATATAAAACCCATGTGGGAAGACCCAACAAACAAGAATGGTGGACGTTGGTTAATTAAGGATAATGGACTATTAGATCAGTACTGGAtggatatt ttgttgaGTATGATTGGAGGGATGTATGATCCATACAACGATAATATTTGTGGTATTGTGTATAATAGGCGTCAATACAGTAAAATATCTGTTTGGATTTCTTCATGtgatacaaatattgttaacgACATtgg ttcaaaacTCAAGCATTACCTTGatacaaaagaaaaatttaaatttgaaaaacatagTGAATTTTGGAAGAAGAAAATAAATTCGcacaagaaaaattatttaggcCAAATGacacaaacaaatatataa